The Streptomyces camelliae genome window below encodes:
- a CDS encoding GNAT family N-acetyltransferase, which yields MADVDALAELLGRDEEATVGRRESGPAEARSMLAAPGLDLPSRTWTASGPDGGLLGFAALHPAPQPGELRAQLVVAPSPDAPAVTATLLDRLDVWAAHDLPTPDTPVTLYQLPGCFPHDQLLSRGWTVADSSSRLTVDLDAIRLPEHPAPAVRAARNETDLRTVHSVLNEAFTDDPEHPHPDFDAFHHAQRRREGYNPDLWLLAELDSVPAGALIARDPVDRAWIAWFGVHPARRRHGLGAQLLTTAFSLLRARGHRTVGVDVDTHNTGAMQAYTSAGMTLLGAADQWRRTYV from the coding sequence GTGGCGGACGTCGACGCCCTCGCCGAACTGCTCGGCCGGGACGAGGAGGCGACGGTCGGTCGCCGCGAGTCCGGCCCCGCCGAGGCGCGCAGCATGCTGGCCGCCCCCGGCCTGGACCTGCCCTCCCGCACGTGGACCGCGTCTGGCCCCGACGGCGGCCTGCTCGGCTTCGCCGCCCTCCACCCCGCGCCTCAGCCGGGCGAGCTGCGTGCCCAGTTGGTCGTCGCCCCGTCCCCGGATGCACCTGCCGTCACCGCGACGCTCCTGGACCGCCTCGACGTCTGGGCCGCCCACGACCTGCCGACCCCTGACACGCCGGTGACGCTGTATCAGCTTCCTGGCTGCTTCCCCCACGACCAACTCCTCAGCCGCGGCTGGACCGTCGCGGACAGCAGCAGCCGCCTCACCGTCGACCTGGACGCCATCCGCCTCCCCGAGCACCCCGCGCCCGCGGTGCGCGCGGCCCGGAACGAGACCGACCTCCGCACCGTCCACTCGGTGCTGAACGAGGCCTTCACCGACGACCCGGAGCACCCCCACCCGGACTTCGACGCCTTCCACCACGCCCAGCGCCGACGCGAGGGCTACAACCCCGACTTGTGGCTCCTCGCCGAACTCGACAGCGTCCCTGCCGGCGCCCTCATCGCCCGCGACCCCGTCGACCGCGCCTGGATCGCCTGGTTCGGCGTCCACCCAGCCCGCCGCCGCCACGGCCTCGGCGCCCAACTCCTCACCACCGCATTCAGCCTCCTCCGCGCCCGCGGCCACCGCACGGTCGGCGTCGACGTGGACACCCACAACACCGGCGCCATGCAGGCCTACACCTCCGCCGGCATGACCCTTCTCGGCGCGGCCGACCAGTGGCGCAGGACCTACGTCTGA